The DNA window CAGCGCCGCCAATTGGCCCACCTTGCACGTCAGGTCCGTGTGATGCGAGCTCCGGAGGGTATCCGTATCGACCTTGTCGACGATGCAGATTTTTCGATGTTCGAGCTTGGGACCACGATTCTCACCAAAGAAGCTCGGGGCTTGCTTCAGATTATGGCTGAAACACTGATTGATGAATCCGCCCCGTTGATTTTGCGCGGTCATACTGATGCTCTCCCATGGCGGAGCGGGGTAGAAGCGAACAACTGGTCTCTTTCAACGGGACGCGCGGAAGCAACCCGGCAATCACTTTTGCTAGGCGGAATTCCCTCTACCCGTATCGCTCGGATCGAGGGGGTGGCCGAAACAGAGCCTCTGATTGTTGATGATCCAACAGACCCGCGCAATCGTCGAATTTCGCTGCTTCTACTTGAGACACGAAAGGTCGCGATTCGCAAACGCCCGATGCAATCAGCGCAAGGAGCTCAATAGGAATTGCGCCCCCGTACTAACGATGTGACCTAGGCTCAGGACCCATTAAATCACTTGCGCTGGCGGCAGTCGATTGATTCAATAGCGGCAGCAAGGAGGTGCTGCCGATGTCCGGGCTGTGGTTGTTGAGCGAGGCGCAGATGCGCCGGATTGAGCCCTATTTTCCGTTGTCGCATGGGATCCCACGGGTCGATGACCGGCGGATTGTGAGTGGTATCATCTTCGTGATCAGGAATGGATTGCGCTGGCGTGATGCGCCTGCCGGCTACGGCCCGCACAAGACGATCTATAATCGCTTCATCCGCTGGAGCCGCCTGGGCGTGTTCAACAGGATCTTTGCCCAGCTCGCCGCCAAGGGCGGAAAGCCCGATCAGCTGATGA is part of the Erythrobacter litoralis genome and encodes:
- a CDS encoding flagellar motor protein MotB, producing MALDDPARPGDSASHASPAPIIVKKITVEAAGHHGGAWKVAYADFVTAMMAFFLLLWLLGATEENQRRGIADYFTPTLVKMRKESAGSHGLLGGSSITDPDNYPNAMGQTGTRSITIPRGVTGGPVEGGGRGELEADKLKELRDKIDKKLAQRRQLAHLARQVRVMRAPEGIRIDLVDDADFSMFELGTTILTKEARGLLQIMAETLIDESAPLILRGHTDALPWRSGVEANNWSLSTGRAEATRQSLLLGGIPSTRIARIEGVAETEPLIVDDPTDPRNRRISLLLLETRKVAIRKRPMQSAQGAQ